The Patescibacteria group bacterium genomic interval AAGCATTAGCGGTCGGTAAATTGATAGCCGGTAAGGCAAAAGAGAAGAAAATCACTGAAGTTGTCTTTGATCGTCGGGGTAACAGATATCACGGTCGCGTTGCCGCGTTAGCCGACGGTGCTCGTGAAGGGGGACTAAAGTTTTAAAAGATAAGGTAGACTTTTTAAATAAATTTTATGGATCAAGATATAAAACAAATTAAAGATCAAGAAAGAGACGTTGAGCTGGAAAACGAAGCCAAAGAAGTAAAGGCTGGTAAGCTTGAAGTAGAAGAGATTATTACTCCCGATGCTGTTGCAACTGCTGAAGAGCCAAAAGCTGAAGCAACTGCCGCAGTGGTTGGTAAACCTGGTTTTAGGGGTCGTGGCGGTAAAGAACGCGGTGCCGGTTTGGGTGGTCGCGGCGGTCATGGTAGAGGCGAAGGCGGTGGCGGCAGACGTCGTGGTGATAATAAGGGCGGAGAAGATGGTGAATTTGAGCAGAAAATTATTGATTTGGCCCGAGTTACAAGGGTTATGGCTGGCGGCAAAAGAATGAGATTCCGTGCTTGTGTTGCTATTGGCGATCGCAAAGGCAGAGTAGCCGTTGGTTTGGCCAAAGGTCAGGACGTTACTGTGGCAATTGCCAAAGCCGTTACCCAGGCTAAAAAAGATATAATTACCGTGCCGATTGTTAACGGTACTATTCCGATAGAAGTCAGGGAGAAATATAAGGCTGCCAGAGTTTTATTCAAACCGGCTAAACAAGGTAAGGGCGTTATTGCCGGTGGCGCCGTTCGTATCGTTTTAGAATTAGCTGGAGTACCAAATATCGTTACTAA includes:
- the rpsE gene encoding 30S ribosomal protein S5; its protein translation is MDQDIKQIKDQERDVELENEAKEVKAGKLEVEEIITPDAVATAEEPKAEATAAVVGKPGFRGRGGKERGAGLGGRGGHGRGEGGGGRRRGDNKGGEDGEFEQKIIDLARVTRVMAGGKRMRFRACVAIGDRKGRVAVGLAKGQDVTVAIAKAVTQAKKDIITVPIVNGTIPIEVREKYKAARVLFKPAKQGKGVIAGGAVRIVLELAGVPNIVTKILGSNNKVTNVKVTMKALNRIASYWRFRGGKTDADKAKKQEKEIKK